From the Leptolyngbya sp. O-77 genome, one window contains:
- a CDS encoding sensor histidine kinase produces the protein MISSDFPTDCPAASPLPEVLPQGFLIPRLRETNIQVLSSESTLEELPLHDFQADYEQTGLQVAAVFEQHPALPGVVLWDAARFVGMLSRQRLLEYLLRPHGTELFLSRPLKVLHSYACQPPLVLPGHTPILAAAQQVLRRSPDQFNEPIVVQADGAYYLLSPHELNRAHWQIRGIETQVRYERTQVQLIQSEKMAGLGRLVDGVAHEILDPVGFIWGNLSHVSSYAADLLDLVAAYEASLPSVPPAVQQLQHAIELEYVKRDLPQAIASIRAGAERLKNLATSLQNFCHVDEVYPKPANLHECLDSIVLLLKSRLTGEIDIVCEYGHLPPVPCFIGQLSQVFMNILINAVEALLDSATYQSWVEGMGDRPTHAAAGSLRKPQIVITTAIQGLSDPSPSGGTSANPSGAIAPADSEPFKTTTKTAQFPPGSTARNERRWVSVRITDNGPGLSPETQQRILESFTVERRAAKETSLSVSYQIVTAKHGGQFRLKSPALFPTDAPAGIGTEFEILLPLF, from the coding sequence GTGCTTAGCTCAGAGTCTACGCTGGAGGAACTGCCGCTGCACGACTTTCAGGCAGACTATGAGCAGACGGGCTTGCAAGTTGCAGCGGTGTTTGAGCAGCATCCAGCGCTGCCGGGAGTCGTGCTGTGGGATGCAGCGCGGTTTGTGGGAATGCTGTCACGTCAGCGCTTGCTGGAATACCTGCTGCGTCCGCATGGAACAGAGTTGTTTCTCAGTCGCCCACTGAAGGTATTGCATAGCTATGCTTGCCAGCCGCCGCTGGTGTTGCCGGGTCATACGCCGATTTTGGCAGCGGCGCAGCAGGTCTTACGGCGATCGCCCGACCAGTTCAACGAACCAATCGTAGTGCAGGCAGACGGGGCCTATTATCTGCTCAGCCCCCACGAGCTAAATCGGGCCCACTGGCAGATTCGCGGCATCGAAACCCAGGTGCGCTATGAGCGAACCCAGGTGCAACTGATTCAGAGCGAAAAAATGGCCGGGCTGGGGCGACTGGTGGACGGCGTGGCCCATGAAATTCTTGATCCGGTAGGCTTTATCTGGGGAAACCTCAGCCATGTGTCGAGCTATGCTGCCGACCTGTTGGATCTGGTCGCCGCCTACGAAGCCAGCCTGCCGTCGGTGCCGCCTGCGGTGCAACAGCTTCAGCACGCTATCGAGCTAGAGTATGTGAAACGCGACTTGCCCCAGGCGATCGCCAGCATTCGCGCCGGGGCCGAGCGGCTCAAGAACCTGGCCACCAGCCTGCAAAACTTTTGCCATGTCGATGAAGTCTATCCCAAGCCCGCCAACCTGCATGAGTGCCTTGACAGCATTGTCTTGCTGCTGAAAAGCCGCCTGACTGGAGAAATTGACATCGTGTGTGAGTATGGACACCTGCCGCCCGTGCCCTGCTTTATTGGGCAACTGAGTCAGGTGTTTATGAATATCCTGATCAACGCGGTTGAGGCCCTGCTAGACTCGGCTACCTACCAAAGTTGGGTTGAGGGGATGGGCGATCGCCCCACCCACGCTGCGGCCGGTTCTCTCCGCAAACCCCAGATCGTCATCACTACAGCTATCCAGGGACTGTCAGACCCATCACCCAGCGGCGGGACATCGGCCAACCCATCGGGGGCGATCGCTCCAGCCGACTCAGAACCTTTCAAAACAACCACCAAAACCGCTCAGTTTCCCCCAGGCTCAACAGCGCGAAACGAACGTCGCTGGGTGTCTGTTCGCATTACTGACAACGGGCCAGGACTTTCGCCCGAAACCCAGCAGCGTATTCTAGAGTCGTTCACCGTCGAGCGCCGTGCCGCCAAGGAAACCAGTCTCTCGGTCAGCTATCAGATTGTCACCGCCAAACACGGCGGTCAGTTTCGCCTTAAATCGCCTGCGCTTTTTCCTACCGATGCGCCCGCTGGCATCGGCACCGAATTTGAGATTCTTTTGCCACTCTTTTAG